Below is a genomic region from Ruania alba.
CATGGGCCGACGGTCAGCCGTTGGAGACGATGCTGTTCGGTGTACCCGGCGAGGTACGCGAGCAGCTGCCGGCAGCGTTCGAGCGGGTGAACGCAGTACTCGCGCGCTGATCGCCAGACACGCCCTCCCCCCTGACCTGGGGTGGAGGGCGTGTCTGCGCGGTGTCGTTGCTTATGGCCGGAGCTGTGCGGCGGCGTATCGACTCGGCGGCACGCCGAACACTGCCCGAAACGCCCGGGAGAAGTAGAGCGGGTCTGCGAAGCCGACGCGCTTCGCGACCTCATTCACGCGCATTCCGGTGGTGCGAAGCAGAAGGGCAGCCTCGTCGATCTGCCGTCGCCTCGTCCAGGCCAGCACGGACTGGCCGGTGTACCGCGCGAACAGTCGCTGTGCTGTGGTCGTGCTGCAGCCACCGGCTCTGGCGATGTCATCGACGGTCAGTGCGCGATCAAGGTGTGCCCGGACATGCTCCATCATGACCTCGAGAACCGCGGGCACACCGGTGTCCTTCGGGGAACTGGCGTACACACTCGCCTCGGCGACCAGGACGCCCAGAGCGCGGAGCGCATCGTCGTCCAACGGTCCTTCAAGGAAACGTTCTATCGCGTAAGAGCCCATGGTGACGATGTGACGGCCAGAACCATCGAGCCGGCTCAGCAGCTGTGGATACTCGCCCTGCTCACCGCGACGCCAGTCCGCATACAACAGCGGCTCTCCTGGGCGATGCGCCACCTGTTGGGAGACGGGCACCTCATCGTGATGCCAGGGCACGAGATGGACCGTGCCGACCTTGAACGGTGATCGTTCGTCCGCCACGTACTCGACATCGTGGCGCCAGGGCAGCCGCAGGAGGCAGGTCGAATCCAGGTGGAACCGCTGCCCTCGGCTCGTGATCTGACCCGAGCCGGTCAGTGGCCAGATGAAGGCGACACTCGCCACCTCCGCGTGACGGATCTGCTCTCCCGCCACAAACCGATACCAGTTCGCTCCGACGATGGCCGGTCCGCCCGATGGCGCGGATTCTCCAGGCATTGGACCCTCCCTTCGCGGACAGAACGATCTGAAATGCGCGAATCCATTGTTGAACATCGGATCAGTCTTGGACTGAACTCATCGCCGAGCTGCTTGTATCGTCCATATTCTGCCCGATGTTGCCATGGTCACATCGGCGCCTCCTTCCTACGGTTGAGACAACGTGTTGCTGGCAGGGATCGACTCCTCACTCGTGCGTCGGAACCAGCGAGCATTCCCTCAGACAGCCGGAGAGACGACTCATGCACATCAGTGTGGACCGCTCGGCCTGCGTCGGAGCCGGGCAGTGTGCCCTCGTGGCCGACGAGGTCTTCGATCAGGACGACGATGGCATCGTTGACCTGATCGAGGCCGAGCCCTCGGCCGCCGACCAGCCTGCCGCCCGGCGTGCCGCAGCGCTCTGCCCGGCTCGTGCGATCTCCATCGAGATGTGACGTCATGCAACTCACGAAGAGTGGAACCGGCACGCCGCACATCGTGATCGTCGGAGCATCCCTGTCCGGCCTTACGACAGCAGAAGCTCTCCGCGAGCGTGGAGAGAAGGCGCCGATCACCCTCATCGGCGCCGAACAGCACCTGCCCTACAACAGGCCGGCCTTGTCCAAGCAGGTGCTGCTCGGCACGTGGACCCCTGAACAGGCGGCCATCACCGATCGGGTTCGCCTCGACGCACTCGACGTGCAGTTTCTGCCAGGAATGCGCGCCGAATCGCTCGATCTGGCATCGCGCACCGTCAGCCTCGATGGACGCGACGTCCCTTACAGCACGCTCATCGTGGCGACCGGTGCTCGTCCGCGAACGTTGCCGCACGTGCCCAGCGCGCACACCGTGCGCACACTGGACGACGCCGCCGCTCTCCGGGCAGCCTTCGATCGAGCGTCTCGAGTGGTCATCGTGGGAGCGGGAGTCCTCGGATGTGAGATTGCTGCCGCGGCCCGCTCGCAGGGCCTTGAGGTCACACTGCTCGGACGCGGGGACGCGGTACGGCTTGGCGCAGTCGGGAACCTCCTGGAGCACCGGGTCGACAAACTTCTCGGCGAGCACGGCGTCGATCTCAGGCTGTCCCGCGAGGTGCTTGGCGCCCACGAGGGATCCGACCACACCACGCTGTACCTTGCAGACGGTCAGCTGCGCGCCGATCTGGTCGTGGGAGCCATCGGCTGCGAACCTGAGGTGGAGTGGTTGCGCGGAAGCGGTCTCGCTCTCGATGACGGCATCCTCTGTGACGCAACAGGACGCGCGGCGCCAGGGGTGTTCGCGGTCGGTGACGTCGCACGGTGGACCGATGCGGCCACGGGTGCGCCCATCCGGGTCGAACACCAACTCAGGGGTATCGAACATGCCCGCGCCGTTGCTGAGCAGATCGCCACCGGCACATCGAGCCCGGTAGGGCACCCGTTCTACTGGACGGAGCTGTTCGGAACCCGAATTCAGGTGCTCGGCACGTTCCCTGGCGACGTCGAGCTACGGCCCGAGGCCGGGGACATGAACGGAGACCGGTTCGTGGCGGTCGCATACGTCGGTGACACGGCGACGGGTGTCATCGGATGGAACATGGCGCGTGCCTTTCGGGCCGCACGCCTGAGGCTGCCGGACCCCCTCACACACTCGCCCGCCCAGGACGTCACCTCGATACCCGACCTCGTCGGCTCCGGGAAAGGACTGTGATGAGCTCGACCGCTCGATGCCCCATGCATGGCGTACGAACGCTGCCCGATGACGGCACCCCGTTGCGCCCATCCCGCACACTCAATGACTGGCGCGACGAGGCTGCAGCCACACCCCTTCGATACGCTGACGGGCACGACGGGCTGATAGTGACCAGACATGAGCTCGCCCAGGCCGTGCTCGCGGACCCGCGATTCAGCCAACAGCCACAGCGCATGCCGCTCGAGACGGAGTCGAGTGCGGATCCGCCTGATCTCGCGGCACAGCGATCGATGAGAGAGGCGGGCTTGTTGGGGTTGGATGGGGGCGAGCACGCACGACTGCGGCGGGCAATCACCAGCCGGTTCTCGGTGCGTGCGGTACGCGGAATCCGCGACGTCGTGGCCTCCACTGTCAGCGACCAGCTGCAGCGCCTACTGATGGGCGGCTCGCCGGCCAATGTGACGACCGCATATGCCGAACCCATATCTGCTCGGATGCACTGCCACGTGCTCGGCATACCGAACGAGTTCGCGGACACCTTCAGCACGCTGTTCGTCGGAGGCGGGACCACTCAGCAGAAGTTCGACTTCATCCGGGAGGTGATCGACGCCAAGCGCTCGCACCCTGGCGAGGACGTCCTCAGTGACCTCGTTCGTGGAGAACTGAGTCAGTCAGAGATCGAGGGCCTGGCATTGGTCTTGATGGCCTCGGGCCGCGACTCTGTCGCATACATGATCGCCACCACGACGGTGGCGTTGCTGACGCACCCGGACCAGCGTGCCGTGCTTCGCACTGACCCTGCGCTGATGAAGGGGGCTGTCGAGGAGTTCATGCGCTACGGGGCGATGTTCCTGACGCTCTTTCCCCGCACCGCACTCGAAGACGTCGAGCTCGACGGCGTACGGATCAGGGCCGGCCAGTCCGTCTCCGTCTCATCGGTCGGTGCGAATCGTGACGAGCGTAGATTCGAGGACCCGGACCGATTTGACGTGAAGCGCGACGCCTTCGGCCACCTCGGATTCGGGCATGGGCGCCACGGATGTGTGGGTCAGCAGTTGGCGCGCGTGGAGATTACCGAAGCAATCAGCCAACTTTTTGCCACCGTACCTGATATGCGTCTCGTCGAGGCGGAACAGATGTCCCCACAGCCCTTCGCAAATCCTGTAGGTACGTATGAGGCGGGCGACGTGATCGTCGCCTGGGGTGGTATGTCGTCGTAGCAGACCGATCGCCAAAGTATCGACCGGGTCACCAATGCGGTGCGCCCGGAGGAACGAGAACAGTTTCCACACAGTGGGGCGGAGAAGCGCCCCACATCGTCCTTTGCAAGGAGGCAAGGAAATGAACACCACTCCCTTTCGACGCTGGACCGGTACGGCCGCGGCTACTGCCGCCGCTGCCCTGGCTCTGGCCGCATGCTCCGGCGGCGGTAATACTGACGGAAACGTCGAGATCACGTTTCTCACGAGTGCGGGTGACCTGAGCATCGCCACCGGGGAGGCACTGATCGAGGCTTTCGAGGCCGAGAATCCCGGAATTGTGGTCAACCTGGACACCAAGCCCGACGGCACTGATGGTGACAATCTCGTCAAGACGCGCTTGTCTACTGGAGAGATGGCAGACGTCTTCATGTATAACTCGGGATCGTTGTTCCAAGCTCTGAATCCGGAGCAGAATCTCGTAGAGATGAGCGATTTTGCGTTCGCAGACTCGCTGACGGACGATTTCGCCTCCGTCGTCAGTACGGAGAACGGCCTGTATGGCGGTGCATACGGGGCGTCACTGGCGGGAGGGATCGCCTATAACGGTGCGATCTACGATGAGCTCGGTCTGGAGGTGCCTGAGTCGTGGGACGACTTCATGGCGAACAATGAGGAGATCGCTGCGGCGGGTTATGACCCGATCATCCAGACCTATGGGGACACGTGGACCGCTCAGCTGTTCGTGCTCGCTGACTTCGCGAACGTCAATGCCGCGGACCCTGAGTGGGCGCAGGGGTATACCGCACACGAGAAGTTCTACGCGGAGCAGCCAGCCCTGGCTGGCTTCGTGCACCATCAGGAGGCCTACGAGGCTGGGTACTTCAATGAGAACTACCCCTCGGCCACATACGAGGACGGGGCGCGGATGCTCGCCGAGGGCACGGGTGTGCACTACCCGATTCTGACCGGAGTGATGGACACTATTCGGGCCAACCATCCGGATGCCGTCGGTGATATTCGATTCATGGCCCTGCCGGCCGATGACCCGGCGAACACCTCGGCCACGATCTGGCAGCCGAGCGGCGTCTATATCCCGCAGACCACTGAGGGCGAAGAGCGTGAGGCAGCTCAGGCGTTCGTGGAGTTCGTGAACAGCACGGAGGCCTGTGAGATCTTCACCGCGCAGGGGGCGCCGACCGGTCCGTATGTGAACGGGTGCGAGCTTC
It encodes:
- a CDS encoding helix-turn-helix transcriptional regulator translates to MPGESAPSGGPAIVGANWYRFVAGEQIRHAEVASVAFIWPLTGSGQITSRGQRFHLDSTCLLRLPWRHDVEYVADERSPFKVGTVHLVPWHHDEVPVSQQVAHRPGEPLLYADWRRGEQGEYPQLLSRLDGSGRHIVTMGSYAIERFLEGPLDDDALRALGVLVAEASVYASSPKDTGVPAVLEVMMEHVRAHLDRALTVDDIARAGGCSTTTAQRLFARYTGQSVLAWTRRRQIDEAALLLRTTGMRVNEVAKRVGFADPLYFSRAFRAVFGVPPSRYAAAQLRP
- a CDS encoding ferredoxin codes for the protein MHISVDRSACVGAGQCALVADEVFDQDDDGIVDLIEAEPSAADQPAARRAAALCPARAISIEM
- a CDS encoding NAD(P)/FAD-dependent oxidoreductase; protein product: MQLTKSGTGTPHIVIVGASLSGLTTAEALRERGEKAPITLIGAEQHLPYNRPALSKQVLLGTWTPEQAAITDRVRLDALDVQFLPGMRAESLDLASRTVSLDGRDVPYSTLIVATGARPRTLPHVPSAHTVRTLDDAAALRAAFDRASRVVIVGAGVLGCEIAAAARSQGLEVTLLGRGDAVRLGAVGNLLEHRVDKLLGEHGVDLRLSREVLGAHEGSDHTTLYLADGQLRADLVVGAIGCEPEVEWLRGSGLALDDGILCDATGRAAPGVFAVGDVARWTDAATGAPIRVEHQLRGIEHARAVAEQIATGTSSPVGHPFYWTELFGTRIQVLGTFPGDVELRPEAGDMNGDRFVAVAYVGDTATGVIGWNMARAFRAARLRLPDPLTHSPAQDVTSIPDLVGSGKGL
- a CDS encoding cytochrome P450, with the translated sequence MSSTARCPMHGVRTLPDDGTPLRPSRTLNDWRDEAAATPLRYADGHDGLIVTRHELAQAVLADPRFSQQPQRMPLETESSADPPDLAAQRSMREAGLLGLDGGEHARLRRAITSRFSVRAVRGIRDVVASTVSDQLQRLLMGGSPANVTTAYAEPISARMHCHVLGIPNEFADTFSTLFVGGGTTQQKFDFIREVIDAKRSHPGEDVLSDLVRGELSQSEIEGLALVLMASGRDSVAYMIATTTVALLTHPDQRAVLRTDPALMKGAVEEFMRYGAMFLTLFPRTALEDVELDGVRIRAGQSVSVSSVGANRDERRFEDPDRFDVKRDAFGHLGFGHGRHGCVGQQLARVEITEAISQLFATVPDMRLVEAEQMSPQPFANPVGTYEAGDVIVAWGGMSS
- a CDS encoding ABC transporter substrate-binding protein, whose protein sequence is MNTTPFRRWTGTAAATAAAALALAACSGGGNTDGNVEITFLTSAGDLSIATGEALIEAFEAENPGIVVNLDTKPDGTDGDNLVKTRLSTGEMADVFMYNSGSLFQALNPEQNLVEMSDFAFADSLTDDFASVVSTENGLYGGAYGASLAGGIAYNGAIYDELGLEVPESWDDFMANNEEIAAAGYDPIIQTYGDTWTAQLFVLADFANVNAADPEWAQGYTAHEKFYAEQPALAGFVHHQEAYEAGYFNENYPSATYEDGARMLAEGTGVHYPILTGVMDTIRANHPDAVGDIRFMALPADDPANTSATIWQPSGVYIPQTTEGEEREAAQAFVEFVNSTEACEIFTAQGAPTGPYVNGCELPGDVDPLVADVQAYFDSGRTAPALEFLSPIKGPNLSQITVEVGSGIRGAEEAAANYDRDVENQAQQLGLEGW